A genomic window from Oceanobacillus timonensis includes:
- the rplV gene encoding 50S ribosomal protein L22 — MQAKAVAKTVRIAPRKVRLVIDLIRGKQVGEAIAILKHTQRGASPVVEKVLNSAIANAEHNYEMDADNLVVSEAFVNEGATLKRFRARAQGRASRINKRTSHITVVVTEKKEG; from the coding sequence ATGCAAGCTAAAGCCGTTGCGAAAACAGTTCGTATTGCTCCTCGTAAGGTTCGTTTAGTTATAGATCTAATTCGAGGAAAACAAGTTGGCGAAGCAATCGCTATTTTAAAACATACTCAGCGTGGAGCTTCTCCAGTAGTAGAAAAAGTTTTAAATTCTGCAATTGCCAATGCAGAGCACAACTATGAAATGGATGCAGATAATTTAGTAGTATCCGAAGCTTTTGTTAACGAAGGTGCTACTTTGAAACGTTTCCGCGCACGTGCACAAGGACGTGCAAGCAGAATCAATAAACGTACTAGCCACATTACCGTTGTGGTAACTGAAAAGAAGGAGGGATAG
- the rpsS gene encoding 30S ribosomal protein S19 produces the protein MGRSLKKGPFADDHLMKKIEVLNTDDKKQVVKTWSRRSTIFPQFVGHTVAVYDGRKHVPVYITEDMVGHKLGEFAPTRTYRGHAGDDKKTRR, from the coding sequence ATGGGTCGCAGTTTGAAAAAAGGACCTTTTGCAGATGACCATCTAATGAAGAAAATTGAAGTGCTGAACACCGATGATAAGAAGCAAGTAGTAAAAACATGGTCTCGCCGCTCTACCATCTTCCCGCAATTTGTTGGTCATACCGTTGCAGTATATGATGGACGCAAGCATGTGCCAGTATATATCACGGAAGATATGGTCGGTCATAAATTGGGTGAATTCGCGCCAACTCGTACGTACAGAGGACACGCTGGTGACGATAAAAAAACAAGACGCTAA